The following are encoded together in the Poseidonibacter lekithochrous genome:
- the mgtE gene encoding magnesium transporter: MQNDEIIKDPKKLLENLDSLHPSDIANSLKKIEKKSVDDFFFTLKKLPDDILGDVLLELPENLREDAYEELSIEQLTEAVDELESDDQTDILQEIEELDEEKAKEIYDGLEEEDKKEIDWLKKYEEDEAGAYMQTELFSAKKNETIGESIERLKLAKAEDELENIHQVFIIDEDKILLASILLEDLIIFDFNKTYEEILSEGENKYKPFQVEDDEDIDEVAKKFEKYDLSVVAVTGYQGMLMGRITSDDILDVIEENATEQMYQLAGVDDDFEHEDNLMTTAKKRALWLFLNLGTAILASLVIGLFEETLQSYVALAILMPIVASMGGNAGTQTLAVMVRQLALGDIELENAKDAVKKEVVISLFNGILFALIMGVIAWIWFDTKLLGLVIAMSMVINLFSAGFFGASIPLILKKLDIDPAIGSTVLLTTVTDIVGFFSFLMLAKVILL, translated from the coding sequence ATGCAAAATGACGAAATTATAAAAGATCCTAAAAAACTTTTAGAAAATTTAGACTCCCTTCACCCAAGTGACATCGCCAACTCTTTAAAGAAAATAGAAAAGAAAAGTGTTGACGATTTCTTCTTTACCCTTAAAAAACTTCCTGATGATATCCTAGGTGATGTTTTACTTGAACTTCCTGAGAACTTAAGAGAAGATGCTTATGAAGAGTTATCAATTGAACAATTAACAGAAGCTGTTGATGAACTAGAATCTGATGACCAAACAGATATTCTTCAAGAAATTGAAGAATTAGATGAAGAAAAAGCCAAAGAAATTTATGATGGTCTTGAAGAAGAAGATAAAAAAGAAATTGACTGGCTTAAAAAATATGAAGAAGATGAAGCCGGTGCATATATGCAAACGGAACTTTTCTCTGCTAAAAAAAATGAAACTATTGGGGAATCAATAGAAAGATTAAAACTTGCAAAAGCAGAAGATGAGTTAGAAAACATTCATCAAGTATTTATTATTGATGAAGATAAGATTTTACTTGCATCTATTTTATTAGAAGATTTAATTATTTTTGATTTTAATAAAACCTATGAAGAAATCCTCTCTGAAGGTGAAAATAAATATAAACCTTTTCAAGTTGAAGATGATGAAGATATTGATGAAGTAGCAAAAAAGTTCGAAAAGTATGACCTTTCTGTTGTTGCTGTAACTGGATATCAAGGTATGTTAATGGGAAGAATTACTTCTGATGATATCTTAGATGTTATCGAAGAGAATGCCACTGAACAAATGTACCAATTAGCCGGTGTAGATGATGACTTCGAGCATGAAGACAATCTAATGACAACAGCTAAGAAAAGAGCCTTATGGTTGTTTTTAAACCTTGGTACTGCAATACTTGCTTCACTTGTAATTGGACTGTTTGAGGAAACACTTCAATCTTATGTAGCTCTTGCTATTTTAATGCCTATTGTTGCATCAATGGGTGGAAATGCTGGAACTCAAACTTTAGCCGTAATGGTACGACAGTTAGCTCTTGGGGATATTGAGTTAGAGAATGCAAAAGATGCGGTTAAAAAAGAAGTTGTAATATCCTTATTCAATGGAATACTATTTGCTCTTATAATGGGTGTAATTGCTTGGATATGGTTTGATACAAAACTTCTAGGTCTGGTAATTGCTATGTCTATGGTAATCAATCTATTTAGTGCAGGATTCTTTGGAGCTTCTATTCCATTGATTCTAAAAAAATTAGATATAGATCCAGCTATTGGGTCTACAGTATTATTAACAACTGTTACGGATATTGTGGGATTCTTCTCATTCTTAATGCTAGCAAAAGTAATACTTTTATAA
- the purL gene encoding phosphoribosylformylglycinamidine synthase subunit PurL codes for MQKTEMNLEELALAHSLTLEELENIKEILGREPNYVEIGIFSAMWSEHCSYKSSMKYLKGFPTKAPWVIQGPGENAGVIDIGDGYAAVFKMESHNHPSFIEPYQGAATGVGGIMRDVFTMGARPVASMNLIQFAGIEGDSETAKKHRFLLRGVVAGIGGYGNCMGVPTIGGQTNFEECYAGNNLVNAFNLGIAKADEIFYGKAEGIGNPVMYVGSKTGRDGLGGAVMSSASFTEDNESKRPTVQVGDPFTEKLLLEACLELFKTDLIVGIQDMGAAGLTSSSFEMAGRSGSGMIMNLDKVPAREEGMTPYDFMLSESQERMLICAKKGSEQAIIDIFEKWELDVAVIGEVTSTGNMELFWHGEKCAEVPVQPVSEQSPILDRPVSKPAYLDGIEDIALDKEFSNQAVFDDLFSDMEVVDKSWVYDQYDSMVQTNTVKGPGKNDGSVIRVKENGKALAMSADCNTRQCYINPELGASAAVMEAGRNVAMTGATPKAVTDCLNFGNPQNPEVMWQFAQACEGIKAACRELETPVIGGNVSLYNETNGVGVFPTPAIATVGVNDDANKVLPSCVQENGNILYILGETKSEFGGSLYMKKMYDTVAGAHPEVDFKKELTLWNTVIEANKQDLLKSAKDVNVGGIAIALAKMAVVGQKGVEANISLEESKDIFSESLSRAIVEVHPSNVEAFEALASAQNIDHVAIGAVNGDKISINDIYKDLSTASDVYFNKFKQVIEQDL; via the coding sequence ATGCAAAAAACTGAGATGAACTTAGAAGAGTTAGCGTTAGCTCACTCTTTAACACTTGAAGAATTAGAAAATATTAAAGAAATTTTAGGAAGAGAACCAAACTATGTAGAAATTGGTATCTTCTCTGCTATGTGGTCTGAACATTGTTCATACAAATCAAGTATGAAGTACTTAAAAGGCTTCCCAACTAAAGCTCCATGGGTTATCCAAGGTCCAGGAGAAAATGCTGGTGTTATTGACATTGGTGATGGTTATGCTGCTGTATTCAAAATGGAATCGCACAATCACCCGTCATTTATTGAACCTTACCAAGGTGCTGCTACTGGTGTTGGTGGAATTATGAGAGACGTATTTACAATGGGTGCTAGACCTGTTGCATCTATGAACTTAATTCAATTCGCTGGAATTGAAGGTGATTCTGAAACTGCTAAAAAACACAGATTCTTATTAAGAGGTGTTGTTGCTGGTATCGGTGGATACGGTAACTGTATGGGAGTTCCAACTATTGGTGGACAAACTAACTTCGAAGAGTGTTACGCAGGCAACAACTTAGTTAATGCATTTAACTTAGGTATTGCAAAAGCTGACGAAATCTTCTACGGAAAAGCAGAAGGTATTGGAAACCCAGTAATGTATGTTGGTTCAAAAACAGGTAGAGATGGATTAGGTGGTGCTGTAATGTCATCTGCTTCATTTACAGAAGATAATGAATCTAAAAGACCAACTGTACAAGTAGGTGATCCATTCACTGAAAAATTACTTTTAGAAGCTTGTTTAGAATTATTCAAAACAGATTTAATTGTTGGTATCCAAGATATGGGTGCTGCTGGACTTACTTCATCATCATTTGAGATGGCTGGAAGATCTGGTTCTGGTATGATCATGAACTTAGATAAAGTACCTGCAAGAGAAGAAGGAATGACTCCTTACGACTTCATGTTATCTGAATCACAAGAAAGAATGCTTATTTGTGCTAAAAAAGGTAGCGAGCAAGCAATTATTGATATCTTTGAAAAATGGGAATTAGACGTTGCTGTAATTGGTGAAGTTACAAGTACTGGAAATATGGAATTATTCTGGCATGGTGAAAAATGTGCAGAAGTACCTGTTCAACCTGTATCTGAACAATCTCCTATCTTAGATAGACCAGTTTCAAAACCTGCATACTTAGATGGTATTGAAGATATTGCTTTAGACAAAGAATTCTCTAACCAAGCTGTATTTGATGATTTATTCTCAGATATGGAAGTTGTAGATAAGTCTTGGGTTTATGACCAATACGATTCAATGGTACAAACTAATACTGTTAAGGGACCTGGTAAAAATGATGGTTCTGTAATCAGAGTTAAAGAAAATGGTAAAGCATTAGCAATGTCTGCTGATTGTAATACTAGACAATGTTACATTAACCCTGAGTTAGGTGCATCTGCTGCTGTAATGGAAGCAGGAAGAAACGTAGCAATGACAGGAGCAACTCCTAAAGCTGTTACTGATTGTCTTAACTTTGGTAATCCACAAAACCCAGAAGTAATGTGGCAATTTGCTCAAGCTTGTGAAGGTATTAAAGCTGCTTGTAGAGAATTAGAAACTCCTGTAATTGGTGGAAATGTATCTTTATACAATGAAACTAATGGTGTTGGTGTTTTCCCAACTCCTGCAATTGCAACAGTTGGTGTTAATGACGATGCAAATAAAGTATTACCTTCTTGTGTTCAAGAAAATGGAAACATCTTATATATCTTAGGTGAAACTAAGTCTGAATTTGGTGGATCTTTATACATGAAAAAAATGTATGACACAGTAGCTGGTGCTCACCCAGAAGTTGACTTCAAAAAAGAGTTAACATTATGGAATACAGTAATTGAAGCTAACAAACAAGATTTATTAAAATCTGCAAAAGATGTTAATGTTGGTGGTATCGCTATTGCATTAGCTAAAATGGCTGTAGTTGGTCAAAAAGGTGTTGAAGCTAATATTTCTTTAGAAGAATCAAAAGATATTTTCTCTGAGTCTTTATCTAGAGCAATTGTAGAAGTTCATCCTTCTAATGTAGAAGCATTCGAAGCATTAGCATCAGCTCAAAATATTGATCATGTTGCTATTGGTGCAGTTAATGGAGATAAAATTTCTATTAATGATATTTATAAAGATTTATCAACTGCATCTGATGTATATTTCAATAAGTTCAAACAAGTGATTGAACAAGATTTATAG
- a CDS encoding M23 family metallopeptidase translates to MKKIILLMLLFISSLLSVEIKELPWPKGETFLTFLEKYAIPQKLYFDLEKEDKELASEIMAEQRYYLYENEDGTLNQVLIPVSDEIQLHIYEENGVYKFQTLPINYKEFTETIAVPITSSVSYDIQKATGNAALTAQLKAIFSGVNFRGMQKGDFVVIKYSQRSLLGRSFGLPDIKGAMVEVAGRKYYRFKSKKDDKYYDQKGVGFTKTYFFKVPLTYKRISSHFTKKRWHPVLKRYRAHLGTDFAAPRGRKIYAAGDGRIDFIGRRGGYGKTIIINHRNGYRTLYAHQNGFRKGLKRRQNVKKGQHIGYVGSTGLSSGPHLHFGLYKNGRAVNAMKVIRKPDTKGLKGKSKATFIANTKHYIKTFEEIIADENRAKATKLDRVTYKNDLNL, encoded by the coding sequence GTGAAAAAAATCATACTATTAATGTTGTTATTTATTAGTTCTCTACTAAGTGTAGAGATAAAAGAACTACCATGGCCTAAAGGTGAAACCTTTTTAACTTTTCTAGAAAAATATGCTATTCCTCAAAAGTTATATTTTGATTTAGAAAAAGAAGATAAAGAGTTAGCCTCAGAAATTATGGCAGAACAAAGATACTATTTATATGAAAATGAAGATGGTACATTAAACCAAGTTTTAATACCAGTTTCAGATGAAATTCAATTACATATTTATGAAGAAAATGGTGTTTATAAATTTCAAACATTACCTATTAACTATAAAGAATTCACAGAAACTATAGCTGTTCCTATTACATCTTCTGTATCTTATGATATTCAAAAAGCAACAGGAAATGCAGCGCTAACAGCTCAATTAAAAGCTATTTTTTCTGGTGTAAATTTCAGAGGTATGCAAAAAGGTGATTTTGTAGTTATTAAATATTCACAAAGATCTTTATTAGGAAGATCTTTTGGATTACCTGATATTAAAGGTGCAATGGTTGAAGTTGCAGGTAGAAAATATTACAGATTCAAAAGTAAAAAAGATGATAAGTATTATGATCAAAAAGGTGTAGGTTTCACAAAAACTTACTTCTTCAAAGTTCCATTAACATACAAAAGAATTTCTAGTCACTTTACAAAAAAGAGATGGCATCCAGTTTTAAAAAGATATAGAGCTCACTTAGGTACAGACTTTGCAGCACCTAGAGGAAGAAAAATCTATGCAGCAGGTGATGGAAGAATTGACTTTATTGGAAGACGTGGTGGTTATGGTAAAACAATTATTATTAATCACAGAAATGGATACAGAACATTATATGCACATCAAAATGGATTTAGAAAAGGTCTTAAACGTAGACAGAATGTAAAAAAAGGTCAACATATTGGTTATGTTGGAAGTACAGGACTTAGTTCTGGACCTCACTTACACTTTGGTTTATACAAAAATGGACGAGCTGTTAATGCAATGAAAGTTATTAGAAAACCAGATACTAAAGGTCTAAAAGGTAAATCTAAAGCTACATTTATTGCAAATACAAAACATTATATAAAAACTTTTGAAGAAATCATAGCAGATGAAAACAGAGCAAAAGCAACAAAACTAGATAGAGTGACATACAAAAACGACCTAAACTTATAA